In Zingiber officinale cultivar Zhangliang chromosome 9B, Zo_v1.1, whole genome shotgun sequence, the genomic window TGACAAATGTGTCGTCGCATACTCAAACATGATCTCAATGTATGGTAAGCTTGGTAAAGTTAGGGAAGCCATGAGGCTGCTCACAAGGATGAAGGTGAAGGGCTGCAAGCCAAATGTCTGGGTATACAACTCCCTCCTGCACATCCATGGCAAGCTCATGAACTTGAGGCAAGTGGAGAAACTTTGGAAGGAGATGATACGGAGAAAGATTGCACCAGATAAGATCAGCTACACGAGCATCATCGGTGCTTACAGCAAAGCAAAAAGACTCGATGAGTGTGTGAAATTTTTTGCAGAGTTTAAGAGGGAAGGGGGGAAGGTGGATAGGGCATTAGCTGGGATAATGGTGGGGGTGTTCTCAAAGGGAAGCATGCTTGATGAGCTGATTAACCTCCTCAAGGAGATAAAAGAAGAAGGAATTGTTATGGATGAGAGACTGCATGAGTCTGCTCTGTATGCATTGAGAGATGCAGGGCTCCAAATTCATGTTAAGTGGTTTCAGCAAAGCTTTGGCTTCAAATATGATAAATCCTTTCAATGATTTCTATTTTATTCACTCATTTTGTGTTTATAAACATTTCTGAATTGGATTTGTTTCCTTATGGTTAGCCTCTAGTTGCTTTCTTCTAACCGGTTGAAGCTGTCCTTAGCCATGGGAGAAGATGGTGAACAAGGAGGAATCTGAAATGAAATGGTCATTGTAACTATTAAGTGTATACTTCGACTAAATGGTCATTAGATTTTTTAttcttaaaaaagaaattttgattACTTTGCTCCTAAGTTTAATCAAAATTTCCATGCTACTTCCTTGAGTTcctaaatcaatttcaatatTCCACCcttttccctatttttatttctaattacAGAAATTAAAAGATTGTCACTTTTGCATCTGTTTCGAACACTCTTATGCAATTTGTACAACAGCTATTCTTTTGTCCAATTACAAATTAACTAGCTTGGATTATTTTATTTGACCTTGCATTTAGCATTCTTCAACAACATGCTTCAGAATTATTTTTCACTTGAATCAAAGTTAATTTAGGAAGAAAGGATCATCACAGCTCCTGCAATTAAACCTTCCACAGTCTCATCATAATGAGAACATTGATAAAAGAATGTATAGCTGTTAAGAGATTTGATGATGGAAGAATTTCTTCATGCTGCACGTGAAATCAGGAGGAGAAAGCTTGAGAGATTGTTCATCTGTACAAACTAGTTCTATAAGCTGGCACCCAGTAATCTAACCCACAATTTTCTTTATGGTCTTCCGGAATGCATGAAATAGGAACTAAGCAGAGCCCTTTACTTCTCAAATCAAGATTTGTCTCTGCTATCCCCTTCCTCGCCATCTCTCCCCAACCACTGTGATCCTGAAAAACACAGTAACTACAAGGAATAATTTGACTGCATTAATCGACTAACAAAGAGAAATAATGTATCAAACAGCGTAACTACCTTGCTACCACTTGACTTTATGTATGGGTCACTGAGCAACTGCATGAAAACATCAAGAACTCATTAGTTATTTAAGAATTACAGGTATGTAATCAGTAGGAAATCTTCATTTTCAAGAAAGAAGTCGTTTAGCTACTccatatatgaatattatttcaGGAATTACCTGTACTTGCTCATGCAAAATTTTGATACAATTATATGTCTCAAAGAGCACTGATGCAGTGTCAGTCTGTCATCAAGCATAAGAATGGTTATGTTTcatgttttttattttctttttcagtcACCATACGAACAAAGATGACTGATCAGTTATTGTAATCACCTTGCCGAAAGGTGACACGAGCTGTTGCAAAGCAGTGATCTTGTCTGTCAACTTCATCTTAGGTGCCTGTGAATGTATATCATGTGCATTTAAATACCTGAAAACAAACCCTTCTTTCTCTGTATTAAGGGAAGATTATTGCACCTTAGTAGATGAAGCTGTTGAATTCTCATGCTTGGATTTCTTCAGCAGTATCTCTGAACTGTAATCAggtcttttccttttcccttcacTGGTGGCAGTAAATGTTCTCCCATTTCTTCTATTCTacaaatttaaaaaggaaaaaaacaaacaaCTTTTTGATTTCTTCAAAAGGAAAATAAGCCATCGCCAGACTTACAGATGAAGCCGAGCCTTCAAGCAGTGGCTTGTTCAAACAACCAGTGAAAGAAATACCATCTGACAAACTTCTGGTGCCAGTCCAAAGCAACTCATTTGGACACAGTTTGCTATTGATGCTCGTCTCCTGATGCTGATCGTTAGTCTCTCCTTTAATGGTAATGCCGTCATAACTGCATGACAAGTAACTTGAACGTAATCTATCATGCTTAACATCAGCAAGGTTCAGTGTAGAGTAGCGATCAGCCAGCAAAGAAGTGACAGGAAGGCTTGATACTGATGGCGAGAGAGGGTGGTccaggtgagggtttggaggtGCTAAAGACCAGTTGATAGCCATGTCTGATGTGTTACTGCTCAATCTCTCAACCTGGAGTCTGCTCAACTTCTCCAGGCTGCTCAGTGACAGTGGACTGCTCAGGTAGTCGTTAGCACCGTGGAAGATCTGGTCTGTTGTCAGGCTTTTGGAGTTCAATGGTTGCAAAAAGCTTTCGTTGTCATTATGGTGGTGGTTCAGGGTGTCTCTGCCACCTCCGACGTTTCTGAAAGTTCAGATATATGTGACCTAACATGGCTACTCGATCGTGATCAAATCAGAACAGacttcaattcaattcaatctaGCCCTATTTGTTAACTAAATACAAGTCCTCCAAAGGAAGACAAGTCGCTAGCTCATCATTTGAAGCATCTGTACTAGGCACCAACTACTCTACTATCCATATCTTCTCCTACTTTAATTATACTTACAACAAAGCTTGATTCCATAGTTGGCTCTGCACCGGCTCGCTGGAGATATTGGCCGATGAGGAACTCATGCTGAGGCCCGGTATGTTGGTGAAGGAAGAGGCAGGGTCTTGGTCGTAAGGTGAACTGTATCGGCGGCTGGGAGGCGGCCATTTGTTGATGGAGTCGTGAGTGGAGACAGAGGTGGCAGGGATCTCCCACCAGCTACTGGATGAGGCTTCTCCTGCCATGGAATGAATGCATGCATTCTCTTTGGCTCTTGAACTAGGAGACCATATAAAGGAAATCATGTAGCTAGCCATTCGCATGACATCGGCTATAACTTTGAATTATGAGTAAAAAAGAAGGTGAAAAGGGAAGACAAAGAAGCGTGCCTATCCTTGTATTATTTCCACTAAGTTTGTGTGGCATTATTGTTGTAGGAATTGGCAAGTGTAGGAGGGGCCAATTAAGGATGGTAGGCCAACAATAGAGAAATGGAAAGCATTTTAGCAAACAGTCTAGTGCATCTTTCTTTATAAGCATGAGTGGAGCTCAACGAAAGGAATCTCGAGATCGAAGGAGTGTTTGAAAGCAATAATagatacaaagaaacaatccATATAATGCATCAATGCAAAAAGGCAATACAAAACCGAAATTGATACAACGGCTATCAATGGACTAACCTGAATCCATTACTAATACCAACGTATCGCTTACTTGTCAACACCAGAGATCATGCAAGCACAACGAAAGTCTTTCACGAGATTGAACCGACAACTCAAGGTCATTCTCaatggaggaggagaatagaggaGAAGAGAACACAATTCAACATGTCCTAATTGAACTAAATCTCTTCCTTTATATATTCAACCCAACCTGTGAAGACTATCTATCATAAAATTCATCCTCATCAGCAGTTCATCAATGTTAATAAATCATATTAATAAATCTATACATTAAATCCATATCTAATAATATAAATTATCCTTCATACTTAAAGCATTATATCACTTAATTAGAGTTTAGTTTCCTTAATGACAATTGGTCATGTGTGTGTTAATCAAGTGTAAGCCGCACTATGTAGTTTTCAGCTCACTAATGTCAATTTAATCCTTCAATCTCCCACTTATTCTATACTCGATCTCTTATACACTACACAACCTTTTAGTTGAGCTCAATTGTCAAACTTTATGAGTTAAATATCCCTTTACAAATTTGGTCTATTAAATCAATAAATACAAGACTAAAAAAGTCAGTTACTATAACTGTAACAAGATCCAACATTAATCACAGTATTAATATTAGTAATGATATAGATCAAATGTGGATGTGTAGTATCAAAATGGCATAAAATGTGATATGTACATGCCCATTTTCAAAAGTCCTCCTTGTGACTCAAAATGAGTCCAAACCTTATTTATCGATACCTGATGCTAAACCGTAATGGTAAAACATGATTCAACCTTATGACTCCAAATGAAGTCCACATCATATTTACAATAACCAAATGTAAAACTGTCAATAGTAAATATAATGTCCATATGTTAGAGAAAGTCAAATTCATGCACGATATAGAAAATTTGCAATGTATACAATAAGCCAAAATATATGTGTTCATGAATATAGAACATTACACAAAATACATATTCTTACTTAATAAGTATTTCATCAAAAGGAAGAACCCTCATATTCAGTACATGTTAATGGAACACCTTGGATGATAGGCCCTTGGTAAGCAGGACTGTTAACATGAAATTCGTTCTTATATGCTCTATCACAATTTGGCTATTTTGAACTCTTTTTTTAACCACCAGAAATTTTATATCGATGTGTTTAAACTTTGACGAATTGAGATTGTTTTTGGAATATAATTCTATAGTTTTATTATCACAGTTGATCCTCAATGATCTATtaatgccccccccccccccccccccccaatgatATGTAACCCTATGATAAGCATTTGCTTGACGCTTTTACATGATTTAGCTCCTCTCACCAACATGAAAATATAACCTAAGGTAAACCTCCTGCTATCTTCCAGTAAAAttagagtctgaatatccaataaTCTCCGGATGATTTGATATCCGATATATGACCATGTAATCCTTCATTCTTTACAAATACCACATAACCCTCTTTACAACTTTCCAATACTTTGGTCCAAGATTACTCAAATATCTATACAACATCCTCACAATGTACACAAGATTTGGATGCGTATATACTTAAGCATACATCAAACTCTATACTACCGATGCATAGGGGATTTGCTGCATTTTCTCAATCTTAAGTTTATGACGTGGGCATTGCTACAAGCTAAGTCTATTACCCTTTAATATAGGAGTGTCACTAGGAGCACAATTCTGCATGTCATACCGAATAAACACTTTTTATATATTGGCTTTTTGTGATAGTCTAAATGTGCACCTTGAACGATCACAAATAATTTATAAGCCTAAGACAAAAGATGCATCACCAAGATCATTTATTAAAACTCACCGGATAGAAATGATTTGGTTTCTAGCAGTAGATCATTATCATTGTTGTAAGCAATATATCGTCTATATATAGAACAAGTATAATAAACTTGCTTCCATTTAATTTTGATATACAAACATTGATCAACACAATTATCCTTAAAACCATATAAGAAACCACTTGATCAAACTTATGGTACCAATGATAAAATACCTGTTTTAAATCATAAATGGACTTCCGTAatttacatactaggtgctttgaatcTCTCAATTCAAAGTTATCTGACTTCACTATGTATATAGTTTTTTCAATGTTTCCATTAACAAATATAGTTTTACCATCCATTTGATGGAACTCTAAATCATAATGCactacaagtgtcatgattatcCTAAGGGAGTTTTTCGTCGAAACTAGCAAAAAaatctccttgtaatcaatgttcTTATTTTGAGTGAATCCTTTGGCAACTAGGTAtgccttatacttttcgacattgccatgtgaattccatttgattttaaatatctatttacaAGTAACAGATTTCACACCTTCAAGCAATTTGATAAGTTCCTAAACATCATTGCCAACTATAGAATTCATCATCTTTCCTCATGGCATCGATTCATTTTTTTAGATGAgggcattgtttgacttcttgaaaTAATATGGGATCATCTTACAACCTTATGTTAAACTCATGCTCTTAAAGATACACATAATCACGAGATATCATGAATCTCTTTTCTCTAATGGATCTCTTTAGTAACACTTGTTCTTGAGGTGGTTGggaatcatgttaaaaaaagataGATCCTTTACCTTAACGACCCCCTAGTACTGGCCTCATGAATATAGAGGGATGAAAATACAGGGGCACAGGTGTTAGGCACATGGTAGGGTAAACCCCAGGCCGTCAATTTCAGAAAAAGGTAAATCCTCTGCTACACCATTTTGCTGAGAGTCTCATGCTTAGTGTATTGTGTCACGATTCCGCACTCTGCAAGGTAATCTGTAAATGTCCCAGACATTATTCACTTGATCCGTTAGGTCTACCATAGTATTTACCATCACGATATAATCTTATAATCTTAATCTTCTtgccaagttgattttcaacttcggtTTTGAAGGTTTTAAACATATTCAAATATTTcaacttctcatgaataaggtataaATTGATGGATCGGGTGGACTAGCTTGGGGGAAtgaataatttacaaatttaaaattacaaCTTCTCTTTCTATCGAACTAGCAAGGACAcactaattaaataataaaaataaatggcATAAAAGTAAAGTGAACAcaggaatttacttggtttataacttggttggttgttaatccaagacaatcagaagcactatcaatctccttctttGACAAGGTTGGAGGTAGAGTATGTTGATACCCTGTGGTAATTTTGACGTGATCGACCAGATTAAGTTAGGTCCTTTTGTGTTTGACCCTTgtggctaagtgtgcaggagattaggaatacaagaagtcgagcagaagacgtagctagcgagaaggatgacacgggaagggagccgacgggctcggtgcatccgagggatgaggtgttacagaagagtacatcggtggacgagaaggacgtgcatgactttccgagggatgagaagccggagcggaagcctgctcgaggagaaggccaaaaaatgattccgggtgagccttatttcggatgGTCGTGATCATCCAGGCGATCGGAACAACAGAAGAGCGAAAGAAGGCTAGAAttactgctggaggcgccttcaaagtgaattgaaggcgcccccgcaccttcactgtggaaggcaccttccatagggttggaaggcaccttcgactaGGCTGATTTTAGTcattgccaaaggataaaactttatcttttggCCCCTCGCtagaggtgccttccagccctatggaaggcgccttcaagccatggaTAGAAtctttcaggggctataaaaagatccctggacctagaaaatatatatcaactcttgtattcttttcctagaaatagtctgagcaattaacgagtgtaagagacttctccaccttcactgaaggagatttttagagctttcattgtccttggattaacaaccgcctAGGTTATAACTAAGTAAACCATGCGCCTCTTCTTTCATTTTcttgttatttattttaattatactattgctgctaatctgagttgaacggtcgagaaaggtgtttgtttcactttttgacagataaactcgacaccctcttgccggccctaactagtctaataagtggtatcagtgTCAAactacctcagaaggactaaccgccgactaaagCAACAAGACGATGGTTGGTGCAAGCATCCGCCTACctaaatttgagggagacttcgcgcaatggaaaggtcggatggaggtattctttaaaacagatttcGAGATtctgttaattatgaaatatggttttgtagttctgaaagacaaagaagaataccagtggacgaagaaggagcaagccaatttCGAGGCGAATGGtaaagtagaattccatctgctaagcgtcctTCCACCCCAGAAAGTCAATCGAATCGATagctatgactccgccaaagagctctacgagaagttcctagaactccatgaaGACACTTCGAAAGCAAAGTTAGCAAAACGAGACATCCTCCGAACCCAGCTAACAAACCTGTAGATGAACAATCGAGAAAAGGTAGTGCGACTCTAAGCAtgaatcaaagaactcatcatttAGCTCAATAATCTCAGAGAATCAATAATGAACCGAGATTCAATCCGATATGCACTCAACGTCTTtccaagaactccagaatggtcatccttagtagatgcatattacatcgtTAAGGATTGTGAGGTAAGTACACTGGAAaatttgttttccacttttgaatttCACGAAACTCAATGTACAGATTCTAAAGAAATCGAAAAGTTGAACAATAATCTTTCCTTGAGAGCCAAGAAGGAAGGTCCTAACTCtgaagcgtcgatcgacgaagatgaagctgcgctattagtaagaaaatttaataaatttattaaatctaataaatttaaatacagATGAGAAAATATTATCGAAATAAAAGGGCGggtcgatgctacaactgcaacgaagaagggcacatcaataATAAGtgtccaaaactgaagaacaaagacaaggaaaagagaataagaaacaagctcggcccaaacataatctaaaagtcacatgggatgaatcgtcgtcCTCCAACTCTGAAATCGAAGCCTGCGTCGGACTAGCCCTAATAGCAGACCATCAAAAGGAAGAcgaaaccagctcagagatgagcatcgacgaaggaggAGGATCATAAGAGGAAAGTtgcgatgaaggaggagcatcagaacttaaggtaagtgaggtacgcggTCTTTCACCCCCAATAATCTTTTCAGTTCATTACAGTTCTTTCTAAGGATTTAgtaaaactagaaaaagaaaacaatgatttgaaaagacaattagcaaaagcatgtcgaTTAGacttgtttgataatttaaaaatagaaaatgataaactgaaaatagaaatagaatacttgaaaaattatgcatgctaaaaaaaatcaaaatattaggagatataataatttgaactggtatattagacatcaccagAGATAAATTAagaatattcctaaaaattatgtacctctaaaatttctgattaatccagtagctAAGAACAAGTAGTGAAATCCATGTCAACAGAACTGAGGCGCCTATGATGAACTGAAGAGCCTCCAAACTGTTGTCCGAGATACCTCTGATGaactgaggtgcctccaatctgCTAGATTAGAAAATGAACGTTGcatggagataaaactttatctagttggaggtgccttggatcacTCGAGGGGCCTCGAAATGCCATGTCGGCAAAATAATTTCTTCGATCAGGAGGCTATAAATAATGCCCTAGAGCTAGTTGTAGGAAAGACACATGTTCTTAACTTTTGTATTTCTTTCTGAGCTTTCAATTGTTGTAAGGGGCTTCTCCATCTCTGACCTTTGTCGAAGGAGTTTCTTTAGTGCTTTcaattaccttggattaacaactactcaggttgtaaccaagtaaatttcctATCTTTCACTTTACTTTTATGtcatttattttgattaattaatagtATATTCTTGCTAAAGTAAGTTAGCAAGAGATTAGAATTCTAACTTacaagctattcacctccctttGACCATTCCACCGGGACTAATAGTATATGCTACCAATGACCAACACATTACTCAATTGATTGCCAACAAGCCACAATCAATTGATACGGCTTATGTCCCATTTCCAGGTCACACAAATCGATTGACCACCAATGACAATCCATTGGTACACAATAGTCGAGTTCCCTGATTGATTTGGAAGGCTAATGTTCGCGAgttca contains:
- the LOC122025793 gene encoding transcription factor bHLH110-like isoform X3, translating into MRMASYMISFIWSPSSRAKENACIHSMAGEASSSSWWEIPATSVSTHDSINKWPPPSRRYSSPYDQDPASSFTNIPGLSMSSSSANISSEPVQSQLWNQALFYDGITIKGETNDQHQETSINSKLCPNELLWTGTRSLSDGISFTGCLNKPLLEGSASSNRRNGRTFTATSEGKRKRPDYSSEILLKKSKHENSTASSTKAPKMKLTDKITALQQLVSPFGKTDTASVLFETYNCIKILHEQVQLLSDPYIKSSGSKDHSGWGEMARKGIAETNLDLRSKGLCLVPISCIPEDHKENCGLDYWVPAYRTSLYR
- the LOC122025793 gene encoding transcription factor bHLH111-like isoform X1; this translates as MRMASYMISFIWSPSSRAKENACIHSMAGEASSSSWWEIPATSVSTHDSINKWPPPSRRYSSPYDQDPASSFTNIPGLSMSSSSANISSEPVQSQLWNQALLNVGGGRDTLNHHHNDNESFLQPLNSKSLTTDQIFHGANDYLSSPLSLSSLEKLSRLQVERLSSNTSDMAINWSLAPPNPHLDHPLSPSVSSLPVTSLLADRYSTLNLADVKHDRLRSSYLSCSYDGITIKGETNDQHQETSINSKLCPNELLWTGTRSLSDGISFTGCLNKPLLEGSASSNRRNGRTFTATSEGKRKRPDYSSEILLKKSKHENSTASSTKAPKMKLTDKITALQQLVSPFGKTDTASVLFETYNCIKILHEQVQLLSDPYIKSSGSKDHSGWGEMARKGIAETNLDLRSKGLCLVPISCIPEDHKENCGLDYWVPAYRTSLYR
- the LOC122025793 gene encoding transcription factor bHLH111-like isoform X2 codes for the protein MRMASYMISFIWSPSSRAKENACIHSMAGEASSSSWWEIPATSVSTHDSINKWPPPSRRYSSPYDQDPASSFTNIPGLSMSSSSANISSEPVQSQLWNQALLNVGGGRDTLNHHHNDNESFLQPLNSKSLTTDQIFHGANDYLSSPLSLSSLEKLSRLQVERLSSNTSDMAINWSLAPPNPHLDHPLSPSVSSLPVTSLLADRYSTLNLADVKHDRLRSSYLSCSYDGITIKGETNDQHQETSINSKLCPNELLWTGTRSLSDGISFTGCLNKPLLEGSASSNRRNGRTFTATSEGKRKRPDYSSEILLKKSKHENSTASSTKAPKMKLTDKITALQQLVSPFGKTDTASVLFETYNCIKILHEQVQLLSDPYIKSSGSKLLCFSGSQWLGRDGEEGDSRDKS